The bacterium genomic sequence CACGGTCGCGTTCCTGCCACGCCACGGCCGGACCCACCGGCTCCCGCCGCACCGGATCAATTACCGCGCCAACATGTGGGCGATGAAGTCCCTCGGCGTGCAATGGGTGTTCGGTCCATGCGCCGCCGGGAGCCTGCAGCCACACGTGCGGCCCGGCGAGTTCGTGATCTGCGATCAGTTCGTCGATCGGACGAACGCGCGGGCCGATACTTTTTTCGATGGCCCTATCGTCACGCACATCGCAGGAGCGGATCCGTACTGTCCCACGCTCAGGCCGCTCGCGGTGGAGACGGCGAAGACGCTTGGGATCCCTGTGCACGATCGAGGAACGGTCGTGGTGATTCAGGGTCCCCGGTTCAGCACGCGTTCAGAGAGCCGGTGGTTCCGCACCCAGGGGTGGGAGGTCATCAACATGACCAACTATCCGGAGGTGGTGCTGGCCAGGGAATTGGAGCTGTGCTACGTGAACATCTCGCTGATCACGGATTACGACGTGGGTGTGGAAGGGGACGCCGGAGTCGAGCCGGTCACGCACGCGGCCGTGATTCAAGTGTTCCAGCAGAACAACGAGAAGCTCCGGCGGCTGCTCGCGGCCATCATCGAACGGTTGCCGCGCACCCGGAAGTGCTCTTGCGCGACCGCGCTGGCGCACGCCCGCGTAGAATAGGCGGGGGAGAGGGGGCGGGGGTTGCGAACCGCGACGGACGGGGCCGGGAGGAGGGCCGGGCTCGCCGTGTTCGTCTTGGGCGTGCTGCTGCTCCTGGTGGTATTCTACCTTGCGTATCTTGAGTTGGTGGCCTCGGCCACGGTGGTCGCCCCGACGTCGAGCCAGAGCGCACTGCTCCCGGTGGCAACACGAGGGTTGTTTCTCTTTCTGATGGGATTTGTCGCCTCGGCGATCTCCAACAAAGGCATCGGCCTCTATCAAGCGGCGCTCCACGCCGAGGAATAATCGGGTGGATCGGACCACACGTCGGAAGCGCAGGTGAGCGGTGGACCTCCAGATCGATGTGCGGACAAGCGATGGGGTGACGATCCTCGACGTTGTCGGCGAGGTGGATCTCTACACGGCGCCGCGACTCGAAGAGGGGTTGCGCCGGGCCGCGAGCGGCGCCCGACCGCGGCTCGCCGTCAATCTCACGCGCGTCGCCTACCTCGACAGCACCGCTCTTCGGGTGCTGACCGAGTCACACAAGGACGTACGGTCGCGTCAGGGCGCCATTGTGCTGATTGCCACGCAGCCGACGATCCAAAAGATCTTTCGGGTCACCGGGCTCGGAGCCATCATCGCGGTGGTGGCGACTGAGCGTGAAGCCGTCGAGCAGTTGAGGACCCACCCCACCGGGTGACCGCAGTGCGGAGGATCCGGCTGGGGATCCGCGGGAAGATCGCCGCGGTGATCCTCATCTGCATGGTGCCCATCCTGATCCTCGGCGCCGTGCTGTATCAATCCCGGAACCAGGGCCGGCTCGACGTCGTCCAACGCAGCCACCGCGAGGCCGCCCACGCCATCGCTTCGGGCGTGCAGATGTTTATCGCGGGTGGGGTCGAGGCTGAGCGGACGGCGGGGGCCGCGGTGACGAGCCAGCCCTACCCTGTCACCGGCATCGTCCAGTTGTTTGGGGCGATCCGAACCCGTGACCCGATGTTCCTCTCGCTCGTCCTGATCGATCCCGACGGCGGCGTTTCAGCGGCGAGCCCCCCCGCCGCGGCGCAAGACGTGGCCGCCGACCCGTCGGTCACGGCCGTCCAGCACGGCAAAGCATGGGCCGCCGGAGCCCCAGTCCGGGCAGGTCGCCGGGCCACCATGGTCGTCTCCAGCGCGATCCAAGAAGGCGGCCACCTCACCGCGATCGTCGCGGGCCGGGTAAACTTGGAGCGCCTCCGGGCGGTCCTTCCTCACCCTCCCAACCCATTCGTGGACGGCATCATCGTCGACGAGAGCGGCCGGGTGATCATCGATCTCCTCAAACCGGACCGCGCGGCCGGGGCGCTGCAAGAGGTGGACGGCGTCCGGCAGGCCTTGGCCGGGCACGATGCGTCGATCGTTGGGTACCGGGATCCTGGGAGCCCCGCCCGGTTTCTCGGCGCCGCGGTTCCGATCCCCGACCTCGGGTGGGCGGCGGTCATCACCGAGCCGGAGTCGTCCGCGCTGGAGTCGGCGCGCCGGGCCGCGACCCAGGAACTCACGTTCCTCTTGACCACGGTAGGCGTTGGGCTTTTCCTGGCTTGGGTGTTGGGCTCAGAGGTGAGCGCTCCGATCCTCGCCCTCGTTCGCGGCGCGCGGGCGATCGGGCGGGGCGAACTCGGCACGCGCGTGGCCCTGCCGCGAAACGATGAGCTGGGAGAGCTGGGAGACGCCTTCAACGAGATGAGTCGCCGGCTGGCCGATCTCGTCCAAGAGATGAGCGCGCTCCAGGCGGTCAGCGATGCCGCCTTGTCGACCGTCAGGCTGGATGAACTCCTCCCTCCGCTGGTGCACCAGGTCGTCGCCGCGCTCCACGCGGACGAGGGGACGATCTGGTTCGTCGATGAGCAGTCGGGCGGTCTCAATAGATCTTCGTCGGACACGCCCCGCCAACTTGCGCGAGGACAAGGGGTGGCGGGCCGCGTCGCCGCCGAGGCGCGCCCCCTGATGATCTCGGACCCGGCTCACCTGCGCGCGCTCGATCCGGCGCTCGCCGGCGAAGGCGCCTACGCAGTCGCCGCCGTCCCCCTGCGGGCGGGAGGGCGGGTGATCGGGGTGGTGCAGGTGACCTCGCGGCGCCCTCGCGAGTTCACACCGCACGAGATGCGACTCCTCGAGGCGTTCGGCGATCGTGTGGCATTGGCCGTCGATAATGCGAGCGCCTACGAACGCGAGCGTGAGATCGCCGCAATCATCCAACAGACGCTCCTCCCGCCCGAGCGCGTGCAGCTGCCCAGCGTAACCGTGGCGGGGAAGTATGTGTCCAGCCGCGAGGTGGGGGGAGACTTCTACGCGGTGCTCCCCTTAGAGGAGGCACGAGTCGGGCTGGCTATCGCTGACGTGACGGGGAAAGGGATTCCAGCGGCCACGCTCTCGGCCCGCGCCCGATACCTGCTCGAAGCGTTTGCGCTGGACGCGGACCGTCCGGACACGGTCCTGACGAGGTTGAACCGGGTGCTGGCGCGCGACGCCGACTCGCAGTTTGTCAGTCTATTCTACGGAATCCTCGACGCACGGCGGGGACGCTTCGCCTTCGCCCGAGCAGGCCATCTCCCTCCGTTGCTGGTGCCCGCTGGGACGGTCACGCCTGTGGTTCTCGAACCACCCGGGCTGCTGCTGGGGGTGGACGTCGGCACCATGTACGTGACCGCAGAGATCTCCGTCGGCGCGGGGGATCTCTTGGTCATGTTCACCGATGGGATCACGGAGGCCAGGCGGCCGGATGGGGAGCAGTTCGGAGAGCAGCGGGTCATGACGCTCGCGGGGGCTTGTGCCGGTGGGCTCCCCGAGGATGTCGTCGAGCGTGTCATGGGTGCGCTCGAGGCCTGGGCCGGGCGCGCCCCCGCCGACGACCAGACGATCGTGGCGGTCCGGGTCGAACTCTCCCCGCACGCCGGACACACCTCGGCCGATTGACGCTGTTCTGAGGCCTATGCTATACTGGCCACGCTCAAGTAGAAGCCATCTGCTTCTCACCTTGGGGCGCCGCCGGATGGGTGCGGCGGCCGCCGCCAAGGTCAACGGTTCGGAAACGACCGGTGGGGATGGCGTCACCGCCATCCCCTTCATTGTCTGAAGGAGGGGTAGAGTCTTATCGAGCGCGGAGCGCGGATCAACGACCGTATCCGGGCCCGTGAGGTCCGGTTGATCGGGGCGAGCGGAGAGCAACTGGGTGTGATGCTGCTCGCCGAGGCCCTGGCGAAGGCCGAGGAGGCGAACCTCGATCTCGTGGAGGTTGCTCCGACGGCCACCCCGCCGGTGTGCCGGATCATCGACTACGGCAAATACAAGTACGAGCAGGCGAAGCGGGAGCGCGAGGCTCACCGGAAATCGAAGACGTCCGAGCTGAAGGGCATGCGCTTGAGCCCGAAGATCGGCGAGCACGATCTGCGCACGAAGACGAGAACGGTGAGCACGTTTCTGAAGGACGGAGACAAAGTTCGCGTGTCCATGTGGTTTCGCGGCCGGGAGATGGCGCATCCGCATGTCGGGGAGCAGATCCTGCGCCGGATGGCGCAGGATCTGGCCGACGTCGCGGTGGTCGAGCGTCACCCGCTGATGGAAGGGCGCAACATGATCATGATCCTGGCGCCCAAAAAGAATTAGCGCACGGGGGAGCAGACGTGGGGAAACTGAAGACCCACCAGGGCACGGCGAAGCGGATTCGCGTGACGGGCCGGAAGCGGCTCCTGCGCGGCCGTCAGCTCGGGGGGCATCTAATGGTGCACAAGGGGTCCAAGCGGAAGCGGTCCCTGCGCGAAAACCGAGCGATCGAACCCGTCGACCTCCCTCGGTTGGAGCGGCTGCTCCCGTATCGCTAACCACGCAGGCCGCAGGTTGGGAGTGATGCTCGATGGCACGCGTCAAGCGGGGCGTCAGCGCCCGGCGCAGACACCACAAGGTCCTGAAGCTCGCGCGCGGGTACTGGGGGAAGAAGAGTCGCTGGTTCAAGCTGGCCAACCAGACGGTCGTCCGCGCCCTGGCGCAGGCATACGCGCACCGGCGGGCCCGCAAGCGGGAGTTCCGTCAGTTGTGGATCGCGCGCATCAACGCCGCGGCCAGGATGCACGGGTTGTCCTATAGCCGGCTGATCTTCGGGCTGCGGCGGGCGGGGATCGAGGTGAACCGCAAGATGCTGGCGGATCTCGCCGTCCGCGACGACCAGGCGTTTTTGGCGCTGGTCAAGCGGATCCAGCAGGTCAAGTAGCAGCGGTCGCATGGGACGTCGCGGCGAGCCCTCCCCGGCGGGGGAGGGCTCGCGCCGTTCGCCGGGCGAGAGCACCGCCCCGACCATCATCACGAGCCGCAAGAACCCTGTAATCCAGGACCTCCGGAGCCTGCTGCAATCGTCGTCGCGGCGCACCGCGCGCTGTGTGGTGGAGGGGTGGCGGTTTGTCGAGACCGCCGCCGCAGGCGGCGTCGACATCACGCTGGTCGTGCACACGCCCGCGGCCGCCGCGCATCCGCGGGGCGAGGAGATGCGCGGGCGCCTGCACGCCGCGGGTGTGCGGTTGATCGTGGTCTCGCCTTATGTGTTCGATTCGTTGACACAAGTGGACGCACCGCAAGGCGTGCTCGGCATCGTCCGGCGGCCGCCGGATGCCTCGCCGGCCATCCTCGATGACGCGAAGGCATGGCTCGCCGTGCTTGATGGCGTGCAGGATCCCGGCAACGCGGGGGCCATCCTCCGCACGGCCGTCGCCGCCGGGGCGACCGGAGGCGTGGTCGCGGGCGTCGCCGCAGACCCATTCGGATCGAAGGCGATCCGTGCCTCGGCCGGTGCGGTATTCCAGCTGCCGCTGTTGTTCTTCCCGTCGGCCTCGCATGCCGCCGCCGCGCTCCAGCGACACGGCGTGCGCGTGCTCGTCGCGGATCCCCGGGGGGACCGCCTCGCATCGGAGGTCTCATACGCCCGCCCGCTCGCGCTCGTCTTCGGCAGCGAGGGCGCCGGTGCAGCGCGGGCGTGGACTCCGTCCGGGATCCGCATCCGCCTGCCGATGGCCGGCGCCATGGAGTCGTTGGGTGTGGCCGCGGCGGCGGCTGTGCTGCTCTATAGGGCCGGGGAGGCCGCCGGGCCTCGGGAGTGATTGAGGTCGCACTCTCGTGTACGGCAATCGAGTTTGGCACGTCGCAGGGGCGTGTGCTATACTTGGTCCGACCTCGTAGGTCGC encodes the following:
- the rpmI gene encoding 50S ribosomal protein L35 codes for the protein MGKLKTHQGTAKRIRVTGRKRLLRGRQLGGHLMVHKGSKRKRSLRENRAIEPVDLPRLERLLPYR
- the infC gene encoding translation initiation factor IF-3, with protein sequence MNDRIRAREVRLIGASGEQLGVMLLAEALAKAEEANLDLVEVAPTATPPVCRIIDYGKYKYEQAKREREAHRKSKTSELKGMRLSPKIGEHDLRTKTRTVSTFLKDGDKVRVSMWFRGREMAHPHVGEQILRRMAQDLADVAVVERHPLMEGRNMIMILAPKKN
- a CDS encoding anti-sigma factor antagonist (This anti-anti-sigma factor, or anti-sigma factor antagonist, belongs to a family that includes characterized members SpoIIAA, RsbV, RsfA, and RsfB.), with the protein product MDLQIDVRTSDGVTILDVVGEVDLYTAPRLEEGLRRAASGARPRLAVNLTRVAYLDSTALRVLTESHKDVRSRQGAIVLIATQPTIQKIFRVTGLGAIIAVVATEREAVEQLRTHPTG
- a CDS encoding S-methyl-5'-thioadenosine phosphorylase, which codes for MTQGERRAEIGVLGGSGFYALLETAREIKLDTPYGEPSDTMMLGEIAGRTVAFLPRHGRTHRLPPHRINYRANMWAMKSLGVQWVFGPCAAGSLQPHVRPGEFVICDQFVDRTNARADTFFDGPIVTHIAGADPYCPTLRPLAVETAKTLGIPVHDRGTVVVIQGPRFSTRSESRWFRTQGWEVINMTNYPEVVLARELELCYVNISLITDYDVGVEGDAGVEPVTHAAVIQVFQQNNEKLRRLLAAIIERLPRTRKCSCATALAHARVE
- a CDS encoding RNA methyltransferase → MGRRGEPSPAGEGSRRSPGESTAPTIITSRKNPVIQDLRSLLQSSSRRTARCVVEGWRFVETAAAGGVDITLVVHTPAAAAHPRGEEMRGRLHAAGVRLIVVSPYVFDSLTQVDAPQGVLGIVRRPPDASPAILDDAKAWLAVLDGVQDPGNAGAILRTAVAAGATGGVVAGVAADPFGSKAIRASAGAVFQLPLLFFPSASHAAAALQRHGVRVLVADPRGDRLASEVSYARPLALVFGSEGAGAARAWTPSGIRIRLPMAGAMESLGVAAAAAVLLYRAGEAAGPRE
- a CDS encoding SpoIIE family protein phosphatase; the encoded protein is MTAVRRIRLGIRGKIAAVILICMVPILILGAVLYQSRNQGRLDVVQRSHREAAHAIASGVQMFIAGGVEAERTAGAAVTSQPYPVTGIVQLFGAIRTRDPMFLSLVLIDPDGGVSAASPPAAAQDVAADPSVTAVQHGKAWAAGAPVRAGRRATMVVSSAIQEGGHLTAIVAGRVNLERLRAVLPHPPNPFVDGIIVDESGRVIIDLLKPDRAAGALQEVDGVRQALAGHDASIVGYRDPGSPARFLGAAVPIPDLGWAAVITEPESSALESARRAATQELTFLLTTVGVGLFLAWVLGSEVSAPILALVRGARAIGRGELGTRVALPRNDELGELGDAFNEMSRRLADLVQEMSALQAVSDAALSTVRLDELLPPLVHQVVAALHADEGTIWFVDEQSGGLNRSSSDTPRQLARGQGVAGRVAAEARPLMISDPAHLRALDPALAGEGAYAVAAVPLRAGGRVIGVVQVTSRRPREFTPHEMRLLEAFGDRVALAVDNASAYEREREIAAIIQQTLLPPERVQLPSVTVAGKYVSSREVGGDFYAVLPLEEARVGLAIADVTGKGIPAATLSARARYLLEAFALDADRPDTVLTRLNRVLARDADSQFVSLFYGILDARRGRFAFARAGHLPPLLVPAGTVTPVVLEPPGLLLGVDVGTMYVTAEISVGAGDLLVMFTDGITEARRPDGEQFGEQRVMTLAGACAGGLPEDVVERVMGALEAWAGRAPADDQTIVAVRVELSPHAGHTSAD
- the rplT gene encoding 50S ribosomal protein L20 → MARVKRGVSARRRHHKVLKLARGYWGKKSRWFKLANQTVVRALAQAYAHRRARKREFRQLWIARINAAARMHGLSYSRLIFGLRRAGIEVNRKMLADLAVRDDQAFLALVKRIQQVK